The following is a genomic window from Pedobacter sp. KBS0701.
AATTAAGGCCATCAGTTCAGTTCCGCAGATCACGAAGTCGACATGATGTATGGTACGCAAAAAGTCTTGCCGCTGCCGGTTAGGGGTGTTCCCCGTAAAATGACTGGTTACGCGTTTTTTTAGGTCTTTGGCTTTACCCACGTAAACAATTTTGCCTTTACTGTCTTTAAAATAATAAACCCCAGGCTGATTGGGCAATCTTAAAATAGAAGCTTTATCTAAATGTGGCGGTAAAACCTGTTCTTTCGAAGTTTTCTTTAACATTTCTGGAATGATCCCTTCCAGATCATTATCCAATAACATATTAAAGAGGATGCTGGTGGCATCGGCATCGCCTGCAGCCCTGTGCCGGTTTTGTATCGGTATCTGGAGGGCTGTACACAATTTACCCAGGCTGTAAGAAGATTTACCGGGAATTAATTTCCTGCTTAATCTTACTGTGCATAATTTTCTACATTGTAAATCGTAGCCCACAGCGGCCAAATGGTGCTTTAAAAAGGAATAATCGAAGTTTACGTTATGCGCCACAAAAACCTTGTCATTCAGCAACTGATAGATCTGCAGCGCAACATCAGGAAAAGTTGGCGCATCCTTCAACATGGCATTATCAATGCCGGTTAAAGCCGTAATGTAATCCGGGATCGGTTGTTTTGGATTGATCAGGGTAGTGTAAGATTCAACAATCTGATTGCCATCATGGATATTAATGGCAACTTCGGTAATGCCATTTGCTGAAGCATGACCGCCAGTGGTTTCGATATCTACAACTGCGTATAACATTAAAATAATTTGAAATACAAATCTATGCTAAAATAATTAGTATAAAAATAATTTTGATTATTTCTTTAGCATAAAAAAAGCGGCTACGTATTTAACGTAACCGCGCCTTTATTTTGTATGCAGATATTATTTAAGTTTACTGAGTAATTTGCTTAAATTAGGCTTAATACCAACAGAGATAGGTACAGTATTAAAAGTTCTGTTCTGGATTTTACTAAAACCGTACATATAACTCGCCTCCACAAATAAATTAGCGCCACCAATATTGTATTCAATACCTGCACCACCTTCGGCAATGCCCAATCCATTTGATTTATTATCCTGCGTAACCTGCAAAGTTGATGTATTAACGGCTGCCTGTGGGGTAAGTATAATTCCACCACCAGCACCCGCAAAACAATAAAATGCCCATTTGTTTACAATCTTACGGTAACCTAATGCTACATTTAATAAGTAAGTGGTAGCTCTTCCTTTTTGCAAGGTATAAGTGTATCCTGCATCTGGGGTAATCTGGTTGAAGGTAAAAGCATGTAAACTTACTTTAGGATAAAGGAACAAGCCGCCATCGCCTAGACCCAGGTTTAAACCTAATGATGTTGAAAATTTTGGCTTAAAATAATCTGAGGTTTCACCCATAGGGAATGCAAATCCAATTCCACTCATCGAATAGAGTTTGTCGGGTCTGTTTTGTGCTATTACCCTGGTTGATACCATGGTAACCAGCAATAAAAGAGGTGTTAGTAGTTTTAATTTCATATCTGATTTTTTTAATTTTCGATTAAAGCATCTACTTTTCTGAGTAAATCTGCTATATTAAAAGGTTTTTCTAAATAATCATCGGGGTGATATTTTTGTGATGTGATGTAATTTTCATCATATCTGGCCGATGCCATAATAATTGGTATATGCGCTGTTTCAGGATTTAACCGTAACTCTTTAAATACGGCACGGCCATCCATGCCATTCAACATGATATCTAGAATAATCAGATCGGGTCTAAAATCTTTTATCGTTTTAAAAATATACCGTGGTGAAAGTAGTGGATAAACTTTATAATGCTCAGTTTCTAATACTTCCTGGAAAACTTCTAATACATCTGGATCATCATCCACAATCAGCACTCTTTTCAAAACAGATTAATCAATTAAATAATAAATAGATTATCCTAATACAAAATTTTGGACGTAATGTTTTGATTATGCATTAAAATGGATGGAAGATGCTGATCATGGGTGATTAAATACTATATAATGGCGTCAGGGCGGGGTTTTTCTTGTTGCAGATTGTTTTTGATAAAATTTTCGAAAAGTTCAGCATAGGATTCTGAAATGTTAATGGATACTTCAGCTGAGAGCAATATTTTATGATTAAGTACACTTTTGATATGCTGTTTTGCAATTACAACAGAAGGAGTAACCTGAATAAATGCGGGATGCTCTTTAAGCATTTTCAAGGTCTTGGTAAAATTAGATTTCGAACTCAAAAAAGCATTTTTTGTAGTTTTAAACTCAATATCATCTCCTATTTCTTCAACAGCAATTAACTCATTCAAATCTATTCTTACCAAGTCACTATTTTCTCCATGTAAAGGAATATAAAAGAAATGGTCGTCTAAAATGGAAAAAGGATGTTTGGCTTTTTTTCCGGTTGGGTAAAGGTTATTTATCGTTTTGGCTAAATGTAAAATAGAGTAGGGCTTAAGCAAATAAGCATCCGCCTCTACCTTGAAGGCATCAATGGCATACCTTGGGTGTGCAGTGGTGAAAACGAGGTATGTTGTTTTTTGCCTTAACAATGTTGCCAGTTCGATTCCGGATAGTGAGGGCATTTCGATATCCATGAAAATAATGTCTACAGGGTTAGATACCGATATCTCTGTCAGTGCCTGGAGCGGTTCGGTGAAAACTTGGATAAGCTTTAAATCAGGAAGCTTTTCCATATATGCCATTAAGCTTTCCAGGGAATGAGGATCGTCATCAATAGCAATACAACTTATTGACATTTCTTATAGGTTTAGTTAATGCAAATTACAATTTCGACAAGTAAAACGAAAAAAAAACACATTTGCAATGAATTTTTATGTATTCGGCAAGGAAAAATAGGTTTTTTTTGAGATTATGTATAATTTAAAATTTTTGTTTAAAGATATTAAAACAATTCCTTATTTAATTTTATAACCGCATTAGCTGAATACTGGTTTAAACCAGCAAAGTTGTTTTAAATTAAGCATTTGCAACTGGCTTTGGCTAAACGCTGGCAAGAATAACAACACAAAAAATTAAAGCAGAAATTTACTAAAAAAAAGATATAATGACTTGTATGATAATATATTGTATTTTGAAACGTAATAATTAATAGATATATTTAATAACCAGAGTAATTATTCTTAATTATCTAAAACAATATCCCCATGAAAAATAGAATCCAAACCATCAACAGATTAAATGTATCTATTACCAAAAAGGTTATTGAACTACAGGAGCAAGGTTACGATTGTGATTTTCTTCTGCTGGCCAATGGTAGTTTGCAATGTATGCAAACTAACTTCAATTATCCGTTGGGCACTGTAGCTATTAAACAGAGAGAACATGGCTACGATTTCTTCAGCCATTCTTACAAAAATGTACATACTATAGAGACAGGTAATGGTGAAAGAGGTGTATTATTGACAGAACAGCTATTTTAATCTGTAGTTT
Proteins encoded in this region:
- a CDS encoding exonuclease domain-containing protein yields the protein MLYAVVDIETTGGHASANGITEVAINIHDGNQIVESYTTLINPKQPIPDYITALTGIDNAMLKDAPTFPDVALQIYQLLNDKVFVAHNVNFDYSFLKHHLAAVGYDLQCRKLCTVRLSRKLIPGKSSYSLGKLCTALQIPIQNRHRAAGDADATSILFNMLLDNDLEGIIPEMLKKTSKEQVLPPHLDKASILRLPNQPGVYYFKDSKGKIVYVGKAKDLKKRVTSHFTGNTPNRQRQDFLRTIHHVDFVICGTELMALILEANEIKRLWPENNRAMKRYEHKYDLYVFEDQNGYLRLAVDKHKKNNNAIQSFNSLLEGYNFLTQLINKYQLCAKLCYLQKTATKCYAHENGQCFGACSGIETVAVYNKKLNAALNDIQNQQPSFALVDEGRKEEEFSCLVVENGKFYGMGYFTNKNYLADGLAPIKNDLSTYQSNSYILNLILNYAEQHPQKLYKL
- a CDS encoding PleD family two-component system response regulator, which encodes MLIVDDDPDVLEVFQEVLETEHYKVYPLLSPRYIFKTIKDFRPDLIILDIMLNGMDGRAVFKELRLNPETAHIPIIMASARYDENYITSQKYHPDDYLEKPFNIADLLRKVDALIEN
- a CDS encoding LytTR family DNA-binding domain-containing protein yields the protein MSISCIAIDDDPHSLESLMAYMEKLPDLKLIQVFTEPLQALTEISVSNPVDIIFMDIEMPSLSGIELATLLRQKTTYLVFTTAHPRYAIDAFKVEADAYLLKPYSILHLAKTINNLYPTGKKAKHPFSILDDHFFYIPLHGENSDLVRIDLNELIAVEEIGDDIEFKTTKNAFLSSKSNFTKTLKMLKEHPAFIQVTPSVVIAKQHIKSVLNHKILLSAEVSINISESYAELFENFIKNNLQQEKPRPDAII